Proteins encoded within one genomic window of Candidatus Zixiibacteriota bacterium:
- a CDS encoding sigma 54-interacting transcriptional regulator, which translates to MSSKVLIYGERLSGKNWEKLCATHPELRDDSLLLREPVLPETATDSKTAFVDLETAQFRNPEFLLSLSKSFDQLRIVGIAESPSIDETVEVAKLGVAEILNLEQFLKRLENGHKMKETPPVPEIPAANADPFSVSSIIGHSPRMLEIKKMIEHLSDVDYPNAIFFGETGTGKDLLAKVMHYSGVRKDKNFIEVNCSAIPDELFESELFGHKKGAFTDAKNDKIGLFEFAHNGTIFLDEVGNLTSSAQAKLLKILENRKLRPLGGVEEKDINVRVLAATNINLEQAVREGRFREDLLFRLNLISIHLPPLRERKEDIFDLALYNFDFYRTLYNKRLLCIRDDALEALQAHNWPGNVRELRNVIERAVLLASTGELTAPMLREAIKNGRVTARERRQITIEIPEAGIPLKAIERQVILEILNMVGWNRTQAASILKISRARLRRIMEENNLRDDRRGTD; encoded by the coding sequence ATGTCCAGCAAAGTCCTTATATACGGCGAACGGCTCAGCGGCAAAAACTGGGAAAAACTCTGCGCCACCCACCCGGAACTGCGCGATGATTCCCTTTTGCTCCGGGAGCCGGTTCTTCCTGAAACCGCCACCGACAGCAAGACCGCCTTCGTCGACCTCGAGACCGCACAATTCCGCAACCCGGAATTCCTTCTCTCCCTCTCCAAATCATTCGACCAACTCCGCATCGTCGGTATCGCCGAATCCCCCTCCATCGATGAGACCGTCGAGGTCGCCAAACTCGGGGTCGCCGAAATTCTCAATCTCGAACAGTTTCTGAAACGACTTGAAAACGGTCATAAAATGAAAGAGACTCCCCCGGTTCCGGAAATCCCCGCCGCCAATGCCGACCCTTTTTCGGTTTCATCTATAATAGGTCATTCGCCCCGGATGCTGGAAATAAAGAAGATGATTGAGCATCTCTCTGACGTCGATTATCCCAATGCCATCTTCTTCGGCGAAACCGGCACCGGCAAAGACCTTCTGGCGAAAGTGATGCATTACAGCGGTGTCCGGAAGGACAAGAACTTCATCGAGGTCAATTGCTCGGCCATTCCGGATGAACTCTTCGAATCGGAACTGTTTGGCCATAAGAAAGGGGCTTTCACCGACGCCAAAAACGACAAGATTGGTCTTTTCGAATTCGCCCATAACGGCACCATCTTCCTTGATGAAGTCGGCAATCTCACATCCTCGGCGCAGGCAAAACTTCTCAAGATTCTCGAGAACCGCAAACTCCGCCCCCTCGGCGGGGTCGAAGAAAAAGATATCAATGTCCGCGTTCTTGCCGCCACCAATATCAATCTGGAACAGGCGGTTCGGGAAGGGCGGTTTCGGGAGGATTTACTTTTCCGCCTTAATCTGATTTCGATTCATCTGCCGCCGTTGCGGGAGCGAAAAGAGGATATTTTCGATTTGGCGCTCTATAATTTCGACTTCTACCGCACGCTTTACAACAAGCGGCTCCTTTGCATCCGGGATGACGCTCTTGAGGCTCTTCAGGCCCACAACTGGCCCGGAAATGTCCGCGAACTGCGCAATGTGATAGAGCGGGCGGTGCTTCTCGCATCCACCGGCGAACTGACCGCCCCGATGCTTCGAGAGGCAATCAAAAATGGACGAGTCACCGCTCGCGAGCGTCGCCAAATCACAATTGAGATTCCGGAGGCCGGTATCCCGCTCAAAGCCATCGAGCGCCAGGTGATTCTCGAGATACTCAATATGGTGGGATGGAACCGCACCCAGGCCGCTTCGATTCTGAAAATATCCCGCGCCCGACTCCGCAGGATTATGGAAGAGAACAACTTGCGTGATGACCGACGCGGTACGGACTGA